One window of Theropithecus gelada isolate Dixy chromosome 4, Tgel_1.0, whole genome shotgun sequence genomic DNA carries:
- the DEFB113 gene encoding beta-defensin 113: MKMLCIFLTFVFTVSSGPSVPQKKTREVAERKRECQLVRGACKSECNTWEYVHYYCDVKPCCVVRDYQKPIINKITTKLYRK; the protein is encoded by the exons ATGAAgatgctttgtatttttctgacCTTTGTCTTCACTGTGTCTTCTGGTCCATCAG ttccacagaaaaaaacaagagaagttgcagagagaaaaagagaatgtcaACTTGTTCGTGGTGCCTGCAAGTCGGAATGTAACACCTGGGAATATGTACATTATTACTGTGATGTTAAGCCCTGCTGTGTGGTACGGGACTACCAAAAGCCAATCATTAACAAAATCACTACTAAACTCTACcgaaaataa